A segment of the Lycium ferocissimum isolate CSIRO_LF1 chromosome 5, AGI_CSIRO_Lferr_CH_V1, whole genome shotgun sequence genome:
GCTAAGGGATGGTAATGGTGTTTTATGATGAACTTAAATGctaattgatgatgtgactaccttgagatgaattgtgattcggcttctaCGCTATGAACgttattgttgtgtttggcctagctactcgagaggaagggtagtcactatggatcctagtgtggtaatgcctagccattcgggaggaagagtggccactgcgAGTTCGCTACCCGGGTgtggtttatgcctagctattcaggaggaaggatagccacggAGAATTTCGGTGTGGTGCGCAGTTATGTTTAAGGAACCTcaaaggtcatcccttcgatgtgattcattcttgggcctgtattggcatgtgtgatgtctttatctatttatgaaagtattaCTAATGGTAATCTAACAAATTGAAAGGACATAACCTAACGTTGTAAACTTGATAAAAAGGGGTTCTCATTCGTTTTGACAAGCATATTGAACCAAGTTGAGTAATTGTTTAACAATGTTTTTTCATGGTTTCCAGAATTGATTTCTTTACTTATTATTGTATCTGATTTTTAAATGTcatattgtccccgaggcactcactgagtacgaagtactcaagcataccattgttgtttttgatagtATGTTAGGTGATGAAGAAGAGTAGGTTCGTGGAGACTAAAGCGCTAGGAGAACTTGctgttgatttggtgagcccacatgctcATTTGTGGGTCATCCTCTATTTATTtgttccatttatttatattagtttttcgggctgcgtcccgatcaTTAGACGGTCATTCTTTATTCTTAGATGCTCCATAGTTTACATTCATTCTGTAAGTAGTTGAAGAGTTGTTGCGTAACTCATTTCGCACCTGTTATGTTTTGATTAAGTTATATAACATTAAAGACTTCCGTTGATTTTAACTTTGATATCTTGATTAGAATGCATTTATCTATAAACTGCTGGTAATTGAGTAGTGAACCTTGCGAGTTCTAGTGTTGGATATTGaatgtttaggttcttccgatattgttcatgatgtcggatgccggtcacgtctagggtgggttttggggcgtgacaataatAGGGTCGAGTCTACGTGCATAAGTTGGTCTCTGTGGATGGTTAGGTTTCTAGAATCAAAATTCACTCTTTGAGGATATGAAGATCTCTGTCCCCCTGAAGATGAAGCACTGAAAGTTGTAGAATCAGAAGTAAAGGAAGGAAGGGAAGTTTGGAGCTCAGATTGTTGTTTATCATGGATCAACATTGAATAAACGCTATCTAGGTCTGGAAGGGGCTTAATCATGAGTATGTTTCTCTTAATCCTAGCATAAGAATCTTTCAAACCATCTAGGAATTGATGTACCCTATGATCCCCTTCTAGTTTAACCCATTCATCCTTACAGTCACAATTGCAAGGAGGATAGTCAATAGAGATGGTCAATTCATCCCAAATTTTCTTAGTCCTATTGAAATAAGAGGCTATCTTTGGAAGAACCTTAAGGAATCGAAGAGAtatctttcctaatttgaaacACCTTAGTACCACTGGCATGACCATAACGTTTCTCAATTTCCTTCCATATTTCAGCAACAGTTTCAGTATGAATAACAGTTTCAGCAATTTCTTTATCTTGACTATTAAGAATCCAGACAATTACCATATTATTACACATAACCCAATTTTCATAGGTAGAATCAGTTTCAGTGGGTTTTTCAACAGTTCCATTAATAAAACctaattttcatttagtagacAAGGATCAAAGCATCCCTCTTTTCAAACTACCATAACCAGAACCATTGAAAGGCGTGGTAGCCAGTACTATCCCTCGGTAATTGGAGGGATGCAAGTAAAAAGGGTGAGTATGAGTAATCTATGAATTGGGAGCCATGATGTTCAATATCAAGCAAAATCAACGAGAGAAAACTTCAAATCAACGAGATAACAACCTAAATTGAAGATCGATATAGAAAACCCTAAATCGCAGAGAAAAACCCTAGATTGAGATAGAAACGATGTTACCAGCCTTTTTCATAACTTGAAGAAGCAAAAGCCTTGTTCAACGATGGCAATTCAATACGATTTGCTCCaaatcaccaaaaaaaaaaaaaaaaaaaaaaaaaaaaacccagaGAAAACCTCAAAAACTTCAAATTGACGAAAAAGGGCGAACCAAAAACTCAACGATTAAGCTCGAGGGTAACATCGCTCGAATGAGAAAGACAAGATCTACACGGATCTTATGCTATGATACCATGTAAACGTAGTTAAATacggaaaatgaaagaaatctagggagaaaaccctagtttatgtAAAGAGGAAAGAGAGAGTAAATAAACCGTCTCCTTTCATTATATGTGTAAAATCAGAATGGCAAAAGTGTTTTCAGTCTTACATCAGTCCTATTTATATACAACTAAAAATAAGAATGGACCGGGTATAAATATGCCCAACATGAAAGCAAGTAATGAAATGGTTAAGTTGGCCAAGACGGAGCAGGCCCAACTCTAACACTTAAAGAGATATTGGTCGTATACATATTGAGGGATACGAGCAATTCCCTTCATGATACAACAAAGCTTTTATTTATACCTGCAGATTTTTCTATAAGCTAcggtaacacctcgtacctttaaactagGTTACGttcatgatttgagacttagaaGACCAGatgagaagtgtgggaaataaaTTTGTCTCAGTTTAGCAAAGTTCCATTTACTCAGTTCAGCAAAGTTCCATTTATACGACcagttatacggatcgtatattACTATACAGCCTTTATAACCAGTCCGTGTTACACAGGAGGAAAAATTCTAGTTTCTGCCAAGTTTGTGAAATGCttctatacggaccgtataaagttatacggaccgtatttcagttcGTGGAACTCAATTGGGAAATTCCAGTTTCTGAGATTTTAATCATGGTCAAATACGgccaagttatacggaccgtataagttgacTGTATAAATTCCCAACATagttaagtataaatacatCATGTTCAGTTCTTTttccacttttcacattctccaagccctagaacgaaggttttcttctcccaacaatccaaaacaacaaggtaagcctattccaaccattccaagtgaattctaacatgtatccatgatttataaataggagttcatcattcttaacctagggttttcaaaaaAACCCATCTTAAGGGTCAAGGTTTAATCTTTTGGAATTCTactacaagttttggagcattagcaggtatgtagggtttctatccaaGTGTGGGAACATtcttgttcttccccacgccacgttcttccatggTTATACAAGTTacaccaaaactagggttttagccatcttcatgataaccctaagaacatgtaccatgatatactatgtttgtatgattacttcgttattgtgttcttaatagtcccttttggttattgagaatctgtccctaatccatgaaaacccctactttgtattccatgggttcttacatgcaagttatgatatattatgtttattttcatgaaaatcctacatgtatccatgttttcatacaagttatattatatataccaCCTTCATGCTATAATACAAGcaagaatcatgtttacaagcaagttatataattcatgggctactaagccaattatatccatgttcatgtaatttgggagttgcacagattaccgagaaggtttcatacctgaaactacgtatgccaatgtaggataaggatcgctccgcccagtaggatgattccttcatattttccccattgagggatttggatccattcatgttcatgttcatgtcttgtaccctgACAAGGTACAGGATGGCTTAGCTggtcgggcagagatcagacgccacgtactaacgtggtggttacatgtcgatTATACTAATGCTCTCTCACAGATACTTttctcatgttatatatatatatacacacacgttTATGCTCATGATCAGTTTTCAGCCCTTACCAtcttatttcatgtgccatgtctATTTCCTTCAGTTGccttacataccagtacattcaatgtgctaaTGTCCCTTTATTGCCcaggggcctgcatttcacgatgcaggtacggatttacaggatgatgatgatgatatatatatatatatatatatatatatatatatatatatatcagttgccttacatactagtGCATTCAATGTCTTTGGCCTCCCTTTTATTGCCtaggggcctgcatttcacgatgcaggtacggatttacaggacgatGCATCTGCTTAGTAGGACAGCATTCGTATCATCTTTTAGGTGAGCCCCATTCTCTTCTTGGTTTAGTCagttatttacttttatgattagttatgcattaaaggtatgctagaggccttgtcccagcaagtatgtttagcagactcatgttcatgttagaggtttcatagactatgCAGTCAGTTGTGTCAGATTCTTAGAGTTTAGTAGCCACCTTTGGCTCAGTTTtgatatttccgcattcatgatttaaacaagtgttttatttaatattatgactatccttgttttataaaggctcatcatgtcctcatgttatattccgcttatgtatgcctcatgatgattcagcaagccatgtggttcactcGTCACATGttgtaaggcaccgagtgccgtgtttctcccaagccatggttcggggcgtgacaactaCTTCAAGAGTGTCCTTATATTTATAGAATTTGAGAGATGACTTTTCAGAATAGTCATGTCCTTTCCTGAAGATGTATCTATTTAATTTAAGACATCTTATATTACAAACTATCTAACAATATAAATGTCCAGCACAGATAAATTTTTAACAGTATCTGATTAACGTTTTGACCTCAcacttttttttgttattgttgttgtctaAATCATGTAAAGGAACTTCCTTTAAGGAAGTCTAAGACATTTTATCCAGTCTTTAAGGCCTCTTGTTGTAGTACTAATTGCGTTAGTTTATGTCGAACCATAAGAACAGGGTTAAATCCAGGGGTGGATTTAGAGCTATcagagggtgttcacccgaacaccctcgacaaaaaattacagtgtatctGTAGGGTAgatgattttatgtgtttatgtacatatcttaacttttgaacaccttGAATAAATACAAAATGGTTCGCTTAAGTggtccagggtgttcaaaataATCTCTAGCATTCTAGGTTCGATTcccatcaacaacattattttttatatttagcttttattatttttttcaaaccttctgagtgaaaatcctagatccgccactGGTTAAATCAGCTCTTAATTAAGTAAATTCCAGTGGAAACACGTACACTCATATGTAAAATAAATAGCTGTTACTCTTAAGTAAAATTTGCTTGTAGCACGTCTCTATATTTAATAGATTATCCTAATGTATACTACAAAACTTAAATGACGTGCCACACTAGAACATGACGAATTGAGGAAGGTTGGCTGCTTTCAATGTCTCAGAATGTTCTAACCAGCTACATCgttattattttttgaatttgactTATTTACGTAGAATAAAATCTTTACATGCATTATCAATACAATTTAAACTGTTATAAAAGTTTGGATgccttatttaaaaaataaaaaaaataaaaaaaattcttcattgctcttcttaatatccttatATTGGTTTATTACGAAAAAAGTATCTGCGATCCATTTTCTCTAATAAGAttctaatttttcaaaatttaaacttaatAGTCATGGTTAAACTTTATAAGAAACCTAAATTGAGACAAATTAAAGAAGGAGAAATAATGAAAAGGCTCTTAAGTTGACAAAACAAAGTGGTTTACAAAAATACTCCAACTAATTTTTAAACGGACAGCGGCACAAATAGCCAAAAAGAGTACGTTAAGATAAGAAATCGAACACCCcagaatttttaattttttttttcattcggATGAAGAATGttaatttgtttatttgttcttgTCTGAAGAACAACTTCCACTGctgcttaaaaaaaattaggagaACAAGTAATGAAAGTGTTCACAATttttatacttaaaatattGTGTTGACTTTGTCTCCAAGCGTGCAGAAATGTAAATCATCTATAAATTCAATTATAATTAGTTTAATCAAATCGAACACTTCACGCTTGGTGTTGTCTTATTAGACGTTGTTCAGTGATGTTACAACTTCCTTTCTAACAAAATTCTTTACTTATTAAGCTTATTATAAAACGTTTTGCAAGTAACAAAACCTTAGTTAACCGTACCTATAAACTATGCTTTTCATTTTAAGAATAAAGTTAGTGAATATTATGTAAAGTGAAGACGGTAGCTTCCTCCAAAATTATAAAGAGTAGTTCCCgagaaaaaaattaacaagAAAGTACCGTATATAGAATTTGAAGAGTAACACCTTTTCTCCTTTTAGCTATTTAACCAGTGATCTATAGCGTATAAAGGTTAAACTCATGTCTATTAATGATAATATGAGGACATATATGTCTTATATTCAGATAAACTTGATGGAATTGAGATTGTTTTTTTCAatctaattaaattaaaatggCGAAACTGTGGTAGTTAGCCTAGCTAGCTACGTACGTTTGTTAGCTAtctcaatttttattttgttggtgAAAGTTCGGTATCTATATTGTAATTTCCATCCTCATTTTCTCTCCCCTTCTCCTTATCCCTAGGTATAATAATAACAAATTTGACATCCAACCTTTCAAAGATAAGGATACTAAGTTTTTGAAAAGGACAATATGGTCATCTTGGTTGCGTATTACAATATGGAAGTATGGTCACAATATTTTATCATGTTTAATACGAAATCAAGCATGCTTGCTAGCTCTAGTTCTTGTCAATTAAAACACCACCATCATATATACACCGACTAATTGACTTCTCTTTCTCTATCTATTTCTCCTATATCCCTCTTTTCCCCTTCTTTCTCCTTAAACTCTGGCGATTCGATGCTATGGAGAATGATCCTAATAATTCTTCCAACTcccaaaaataccaaataacATGGAGCTCTGATGAATTATTAGGCCTAAGCCAAGTTAAGTTTTATAGGTGTAGTTTTTGTAAAAGAGGTTTCTCCAATGCACAAGCTCTAGGTGGACACATGAATATCCATAGAAAAGATAGAGCCAAGCTTAGAGAAATATCGATTGAAAGTTCAGATATCAAGAAGCCTGCCAGTACTTCTCCTGATATTCCGGCACCCTCAAGTGATGACTTATTGCAACAAGAAGTATCTAGCGATGACACGAGTAGCCCCTCAAAAAGGCCATGTGTCACACCCGAAGAAGAAcacaatcatcatcatcatcatcatcatcctatTTCGAAAGCAAAAgaaattgacaatcatgatcatcatcCAATTTCCAAAGCAAaagatgataatcatgaagtaATCATTGGAGATGATAATTTACAATTACCCTTGTTTGTGGACTCTCCGTCAAAAGAAGTAACCAATTGTGAGGaaaaacaagaaggaaataaggGCATGCAATTGAGTGTTGATTCAGAATTGGACCTTGAGCTTCGGTTAGGGCTAGAACCTCCAAATCCTCAATAAAACCATAAGAGTTGGTTTTAATATCTTGATCAAAATATACTAATAATCTACTCAGAATCCATATCCAAGAGGTACTTCTATTTCCTATTCTTCTGgtaatattttttcatttttttgtcaaTGTAATAATTCTTCCAGCAACGAGCCACATCAACAAATGGAGATGATCTTTACCCAAATAGCCAAGCCGAATTcactatttattttttctagtacatatacatagatTATATGCTAATTATACACGGTTATACACATTATATATGGATTATACATCCGCCGGCGATTTTTGCTTCAGTGATTGGGTGGGCgactatttaaattattttttctttcataatttcctttcgTTTCCATCGCTATGTATATTTAACGAGATTTGTTCTCTAATTTCTTCATTATGAATCTGAGCCAAATATGCATGTTTGTCTTGGTACTCTAAACCATGAGCAAATAGCTTTCTCTAATTAAGTTTAGGTTTAACAACTACAGTAtccttttaaaaaggaaaacatggtggctattttaaattaaaaaaaaaaaaaaagaagccctTCGTGCGCCAAAATCATATTTGCGCACAAGTATATGCTTGAGATGCTTCTATTTGAATACTACCGGTGTTTGATGTCTTTTGCAACTGGTAATGTATATTTTagataaaaaggggttttggaaTTTACTTAAAAGTATATAAATTAAAGAAGTAATGAATTGGATTTACCAAACTCTTTCTTTAATTAGGTAATCATGTGTTCAATAACTCTTTTATGAAACAGTTTAGTTGAATTTGTGTTTGTAGTCAAGGACACGTGGATCAAAATGACCAGTAAATTAGTACAGTATGCAAATAAATTAgactaaaatgaaataaaacaaagCAAGGTTAAGGATAGCCTGAGCCTCGGTTGAACCCGGTACTAGTTCCTCCGGCCAAGCTTGTGGCAGATAGCTTAGCAACCAAAAAAGAGCTTTAGATGGAGCAattgtgtgtgtgcgtgtgtctatatatatatatatatatttttttttttcttctaaaaatgAACTGCTTCACATTTCATTGCCACTCCAAAAAGATTACATATGAAGAAGGAGGACTAGGCCTAGCCTTCTTAGAACTTTGTACAAAAGTTTGAACAAAAGGTTTTGCACTATAGTGGCAAGAATGGTGTCATATAAGCACTTCAAGGAGGATCAAAATAAATCACCCCGGGCTTTCTTCTTCTAACTCTAAACGAAGGAAATTGCCATCTATCCATGTTGAGGAGTCCTTTAACGTGTCTTGGTAAAGAGATGGTATTGTTAATGACTTTGACAGTGTCTGTGCAGTGACTTAGAGAAGCAAGTTTATCAGTAGCTTTATTGGCTTCTCTAAAACAATGTTCAATGATAACATTGTTACCATGGATAAAAAGTTTAATGTCTTCAATAGTTTCCCTGATATTCCAAGGCATACTCTAATTCTCAGAAATGCAATTTTTTAGGAGGAGTGAATTAGTTTCAGCAACTATCAGATTATGACCATTTTCAATGCACCACTTCCACCCAAAGAGAAATGCTTTAATCTCAATTGTGTTGCTGGTTCCTTCTCCAAGGGGTAGAATGAAGGTCACGATGCATTTACTCAAAGAGTTTCTAACCATACCTTTTCCCCTACTAGAATTACCTCTGCATGATCCATCAGAGTTTATTTTGACAAaaagtgtgtgtgtgggggggggggggggggggggggaggggggggatCCATTTGATGAATTTGGGTTGTGGTAACATTTAAATTGAGATCCATCAGCTTGATTAAATTGTTCCATTGGTCAGGTATGTTGAGGCTAGGAAAGTTTCTTTTGGTTAGGTGAATGATATTGAAGGAAATGTGTGAAACGGATCTAATAAAGGAGGGCTTATCTTCCTCATAGCTGGAGTTACACCTTGATCTCCGTAATTCCCTGATGGTGATAGGAGGGAGTATacttaagacataagttgttatAGGATTTTTTGAAGAGCAGCTCCAACATCTGATAAGTGGTTCTCTGAGATTTGTATTCTTGATGTTGATTCCCATTTTACCAGCAAAGTAATTCGACAACAATTATGGAAAATGTCCAAAGCAAAACAGGTGATCAACTGTCTCTATTCCTGGTTTCATACCTGCACCAATACAACAAAAGCATTTAGAAACTGaggttattttgaattttttggagACTTTCTCATCGGTTGGCACTCTATAGTGTATTGCTCTCCGGGCTATACAAGACATCTTAAAGGGGACATCTTTGTGCCAGAGTTTTGAGTCCATTTGTGCTATTGCTTTCTTCTTTCTAGTGAGATTCCATGCAGAGGAAACTGAGAAAATCCCAAATTGGGTTGTTGTCCAGAAAGGTATGTCCACATCATTATGATTAAGCTTTATAGAGCAATTGTTGATGATATCTTTGATTTGCTCACTTGGCTGAGTATCTAATACTATCAGTCCCATTGATCATCCTTGAATACCTCCTTAACTGAAACATTTTGAACAATGTTGTGGTCCTCCATGTACTCACATAAGGGACCTTGTTTGGTCCAGTTGTCAAACTAAAGACTCTTATCTCCTTTCCCCATTTTCCACCAGATATGATGTTCAATTTCATCTCTGATTTGCAGCATAGCTTTCCAGCTATGAGATAGACCAGATTTCCATTGAATGGTAGTAGGATGATCATTCCTAAAATATTTGGCATGCAAGAACTTAGCCTATATAGAGGTGTTCTTTCTAAAGTTCTGCCACTGTTTTGCAGTGAAGGCTTTATAGATATCCTCTTTTTTTCTGAAGTTAGGACCACCCTCCTTGTAGGGGTAACTTAAGCTTTCGTATGAAATCCAGTGATATTTTCCACCTTCCTCATTGCCAGACCAAAAAAATCTAGCTAGGTAAGTTTCAATCACTTCAAAAGTGCCTTTAGGAGGGTGGATAGCTGCTAGAGTATGAACATTTAAAGCAAGAAGAACATGCTTAATGAGAGTAGCTCTTCCTCCTGATGATACAAATTTGAGATGTCATCCCTTGATTCTATTGATGACTTTGTTGATCATTTCAGGGAAAACATCTAGAGTTTTCCTCCCAGTATAGATTGGACAGCCTAGGTACGTGAGAGGCAAGTAGTCATATCTCATGTGAATAATCTTCCCAATTCTTCTAATGATGCTAAGGGTGGTATTAGTGGCCACAGTGTAGGAGCATTTGCTCTTATTGATCAGCTGCCCTGATACTCTTTCATACGTTGCTAAGGTTCTCAGAATGGTTTGCAAACTGCATTTTTTCCCACGGCTGAAGATGATGGTGTCATATGCAAAGGAAAGGTGATTGATTTGAGGCCCAGGATTGTTCATAGAAAAGCTATTAAAAGAAGGAACTCTATGTCAAGCATTTAGCATTTAGACAGAAGCTCATCAGAGATAACAAAAAGACTGGGTGATAGGGGATCACCCTGTCTATGACCTTTACTAGATTTAAAGAAGCTATGTCTGCTTCCATTAACCAAATTTGAATATCAATTACTAGAGATGTATTTATAAACCAAATCAATCCAAGACTAAGCAAATCCAAATTTTCTTAGCATAAAACACAAAAAAGGCCAAGAAACTCTGTCATAAGCTTTGGACATATCTAATTTAATAACAACATTTCCACCCACATTAGGCCTGAAAATATCATTAACAATTTCCTGAGCTAAAGGGATGTTATCAGAGATTGCTCTCCCTTTGACAAAGCCACTTTGGTTTTGACTAATAATTCTAGGCAGGATTTTAGATAGTCTAGAATTAATAATCTTAGAAAAAATCTTGCTAGATGTATTGCATAAACTAATGGGTCTGATAGCTGAAAAATCTTGTGGAGAATTAACTTTAAGAAGCATAACTATGCATGTATGAGAGAAAATTTTTGGAAGGAAAGCACCTTGAAAGAAAGATGTGACTACAGCATGGATATCCCTTGCAAAGATTGGCCAAGCCGATTGATAAAATTTCCCACTTAATCCATCTGGCCCTAGAGCACTATCTGGGCCAATCGCAAAAACAGTGTCTCTAACTTCTTGCAAGGTAGGCATAGCTGTCAAAGTTGTGTTGTCCTCATTAGTGATCAGCTTCTCAATCACATTTAGGATTGAACTGTCTTCTTCAATAATTTTAGCTTTAAAGAGTTTAGAGAAAAGTTAACTGTAGCATTTACAACTTGAGTAGTACCCTCCACCCAGTTCCcatcttgatctttaattttttggatggacaatctttttcttttgtcttttatCACACTATGAAAAAAAGCAGAGTTTGTGTCTCCTTCTTCAAGCGATTTTACTCTTGCCTTTTTACTTAGCACCTTTTCCTGAATTTTTAGGAATCTAGTATATTCAGCTTTGGCTCTAGATAGTTCCATCCTGTTTTTaggggtgttgttattgataaaATCTTGTTCAAGAGTTTTGATGAGACTTTCTAATCTCTTTGGTTCCTCATAGAAGTCACCAAATGCAGTTCTTGACCAGCAACTTAATGTTCCGCACACCAGTTTGAGATTTTGATGAAGAACATGAAGGGGATTTCCTTCTTGGTGAGATTCCCAAGCTTCTTGCATCACTGTTAAATAATCTTCATGATCAACCCATATGTTGAGGAACCTGAAATATTTAATATGGTCAAAGCTTTCAGGGATGCATTTAATTAAAAGAGGAGAATGATCAGAACATGTTCTAGAAAGGTGAGAAGCAGTAGTTTCATTGAATTTATCAAACCAAAGGCTGTTGTAAGAGAACCTATCAAGTCTTTTTCAAATGGTATTTGGAGGATCTCTATTGTCACTCCAAGTGAAACTAGCACTAGAATAACCTCCATCTTGCAGACCACAATCTTCAAGATATGATATAAAATCCATGTTTTCTTCTATCCTGTAAGGTAAGCCACCAATCTTCTCCCCAAGGCAAGTAATAACATTAAAGTCTCCAACTACCCTCCAGGGTCCATTCATGCTTGTGGCAATGTTTCTCAGTTCCTCCCACAGAGTTAAGCTTATTTGTTCATCACATTTAGCATAAACCACAGAGATATGAAAGTCAACAGGTTCCTATTGGTGGATGATATGAACTAACACATgttgttctttttcttctatGATGTCCAACTGGCAGCCTATGGACCAAAAAATCCAAATCTTGTTAGAGCAGTTATAGAAACTATATGCATAACCAAGTTTCCTTTTGAATTTATCAATCTTGTTTGACTTCACCTTAGGTTCTTCAATGAACATATAAGGGAATTTGTGTTGACTTTTGAGGGTTTGTAGTCTTTCAATAGAACCCTGGGATGCTATCCCTCTGATATTCCATGATAGTGTATTAATCATGGGATACCTTGGGAGGAGATAGGATTTGTTTCTTGTGGGATAGTTCCTTGGAATTGAACTGAATATCCATAGGATTTTGAGCATCCTCAAATCCTCTAGGTGAGAGGTTATTGAAGAATGTCACATTTTGTTGAACTTTATTGGATACTTTGGGAGTACCACAGGTTAGAGAAGGTTTGTCTCCTCTAATATGTTCATCATCAGAGGTAGAAAAGGCCTGGCCATCTTCAGCATTCACAATCTTTATAGGAGGTATCCTCCAATTCCTCTCTAGGATTAGTCTGTTTAAACCCCTATTGCCCACAAACATCAATGGAATAAAGATCATGTTCATTTTTTGCATCAGATTTTTGCTTTGCTTTCCTTCTAGCCAACACCTCAGCCAGGTTGGGATGAAGCCCAAAGAGAGGTTGTATGGGAGGTAGCAAGTTTTCCTTCTCCTCTAGAGTCACCTCCTTAGTGAAAAGGACAGGACAACATCTAGGGGAATAGCAACATTCTTGCTGAATTTTTTCCTTCTGGTAGTAACTTTTTTACCAGAATCCTTAACTTCGACCAGCATGGTGTTCATGTTCTGAATCTATATCTGAGTATCAGGATAGTTGATCTTAGTGTACTCAATTCTTTTCATCATGTTGTTTTTAATCTCATGAAGGGGTATatcaatcttctcttttcttttttcttcttttttactcTTTTTGGCATGAGATCTCAGGTTTGGGTATCTTTGCTAAATATGTTGTTCATTCACTTGACCCTTAATGGGGTTAATAGTAGGGGTCATG
Coding sequences within it:
- the LOC132057112 gene encoding transcriptional regulator TAC1-like, whose protein sequence is MENDPNNSSNSQKYQITWSSDELLGLSQVKFYRCSFCKRGFSNAQALGGHMNIHRKDRAKLREISIESSDIKKPASTSPDIPAPSSDDLLQQEVSSDDTSSPSKRPCVTPEEEHNHHHHHHHPISKAKEIDNHDHHPISKAKDDNHEVIIGDDNLQLPLFVDSPSKEVTNCEEKQEGNKGMQLSVDSELDLELRLGLEPPNPQ
- the LOC132057113 gene encoding uncharacterized protein LOC132057113 codes for the protein MDHSWFLNIWVDHEDYLTVMQEAWESHQEGNPLHVLHQNLKLVCGTLSCWSRTAFGDFYEEPKRLESLIKTLEQDFINNNTPKNRMELSRAKAEYTRFLKIQEKVLSKKARVKSLEEGDTNSAFFHSVIKDKRKRLSIQKIKDQDGNWVEGTTQVVNATVNFSLNSLKLKLLKKTVQS